One window of Enterobacter sp. RHBSTW-00175 genomic DNA carries:
- the hemP gene encoding hemin uptake protein HemP — MSRMDNTPATPVKTHTAPSPSPDDRRIDSKSLLGDEGRVIIEHDGQHYLLRQTHAGKLILTK, encoded by the coding sequence ATGTCACGTATGGATAACACCCCGGCTACGCCTGTAAAAACACACACAGCGCCTTCCCCCTCTCCTGACGACCGCCGTATTGACAGCAAAAGTCTGCTGGGTGATGAGGGGCGGGTCATTATCGAGCATGACGGCCAGCACTACCTGCTGCGCCAGACCCATGCCGGAAAACTGATCCTGACTAAATAA
- the ppsR gene encoding posphoenolpyruvate synthetase regulatory kinase/phosphorylase PpsR has translation MDNAVDRHVFYISDGTAITAEVLGHAVMSQFPVSINSITLPFVENESRAKAVKDQIDAIYQQSGVRPLVFYSIVIPEIRQIILQSEGFCQDIVQALVAPLQGELKLDPTPIAHRTHGLNPGNLIKYDARIAAIDYTLAHDDGISLRNLDQAQVILLGVSRCGKTPTSLYLAMQFGIRAANYPFIADDMDNLVLPAALKPLQHKLFGLTINPERLAAIREERRENSRYASMRQCRMEVSEVEALYRKNQIPWLNSTNYSVEEIATKILDIMGLSRRMY, from the coding sequence ATGGATAATGCTGTCGATCGCCACGTTTTTTATATTTCTGATGGTACGGCGATTACCGCCGAAGTGCTGGGACATGCGGTCATGTCGCAGTTCCCGGTTTCCATCAACAGCATCACGCTGCCGTTTGTGGAAAATGAAAGTCGCGCAAAAGCCGTGAAAGACCAGATTGACGCCATCTACCAGCAATCGGGCGTGCGTCCGCTGGTCTTCTATTCCATTGTGATCCCGGAAATTCGTCAGATCATTCTGCAAAGTGAAGGGTTTTGTCAGGACATCGTGCAGGCCCTGGTAGCCCCGCTGCAGGGTGAACTGAAGCTTGATCCCACGCCGATTGCCCACCGCACCCACGGCCTTAACCCTGGAAACCTGATCAAGTACGATGCCCGTATCGCGGCCATTGATTACACCCTGGCTCACGATGACGGCATCTCCCTGCGTAATCTCGATCAGGCGCAGGTGATCCTGCTTGGCGTATCACGCTGCGGTAAAACCCCGACCAGCCTGTACCTGGCCATGCAGTTTGGGATCCGTGCGGCAAACTACCCCTTTATTGCCGACGATATGGATAACCTGGTTTTACCCGCTGCGCTTAAGCCACTGCAACATAAGCTGTTTGGCCTGACAATAAACCCGGAACGCCTGGCCGCTATCCGTGAGGAACGCCGCGAGAACAGCCGCTACGCCTCAATGCGCCAGTGCCGTATGGAAGTCTCAGAAGTTGAAGCGCTGTACCGGAAAAACCAGATCCCGTGGCTTAACAGCACCAACTATTCGGTAGAAGAAATCGCTACCAAAATCCTCGATATCATGGGACTGAGTCGTCGCATGTACTAA
- the ppsA gene encoding phosphoenolpyruvate synthase — MSNNGSSPLVLWYNQLGMNDVDRVGGKNASLGEMITNLSGMGVSVPNGFATTAEAFDLFLDQSGVNQRIYELLDKTDIDDVAELAKAGAQIRQWVIDTPFQPELEKAIHDAYDQLSSDDAQASFAVRSSATAEDMPDASFAGQQETFLNVQGYDAVLVAVKHVFASLFNDRAISYRVHQGYDHRGVALSAGIQRMVRSDVGSSGVMFSIDTESGFDQVVFITSAWGLGEMVVQGAVNPDEFYVHKPTLAANRPSIVRRTMGSKKIRMIYAPTQEHGKQVKIEDVPQEQRDRFSLTDAEVQELAKQAVQIEKHYGRPMDIEWAKDGNTGKLFIVQARPETVRSRGQVMERYTLHAQGKVIAEGRAIGHRIGAGPVKVIQDISEMNRIQPGDVLVTDMTDPDWEPIMKKAAAIVTNRGGRTCHAAIIARELGIPAVVGCGDATERMKDGENVTVSCSEGDTGYVYAELLDFSVKSSSVDTMPDLPLKIMMNVGNPDRAFDFACLPNEGVGLARLEFIINRMIGVHPRALLEFDDQDAKLQNEIREMMKGYDSPKEFYVGRLTEGIATLGAAFYPKRVIVRLSDFKSNEYANLVGGERYEPEEENPMLGFRGAGRYVSDSFRDCFALECDAVKRVRNDMGLTNVEIMIPFVRTVAQAKAVVEELARQGLKRGENGLKLIMMCEIPSNALLAEQFLEYFDGFSIGSNDMTQLTLGLDRDSGVVSELFDERNDAVKALLSMSIKAAKKQGKYVGICGQGPSDHEDFAAWLMEEGIDSLSLNPDTVVQTWLSLAELKK; from the coding sequence ATGTCCAACAATGGCTCGTCACCGCTGGTGCTTTGGTATAACCAACTCGGCATGAATGATGTAGACAGAGTTGGGGGCAAAAATGCCTCCCTTGGTGAAATGATTACTAACCTGTCCGGTATGGGTGTCTCCGTACCGAATGGGTTTGCCACTACCGCCGAAGCGTTTGACCTGTTTCTTGATCAAAGCGGTGTAAACCAGCGCATTTACGAACTGCTGGATAAAACGGATATCGATGATGTTGCTGAGCTTGCGAAAGCCGGCGCACAGATCCGCCAGTGGGTCATCGACACACCTTTCCAGCCGGAACTGGAAAAAGCGATTCACGACGCGTACGACCAGCTTTCCTCTGACGATGCGCAGGCCTCGTTTGCGGTACGCTCTTCTGCCACTGCAGAAGATATGCCGGATGCCTCCTTCGCCGGTCAGCAGGAAACCTTCCTCAACGTGCAGGGCTACGATGCCGTGCTGGTGGCGGTGAAGCACGTGTTTGCTTCCCTGTTCAACGACCGCGCCATTTCGTATCGCGTGCATCAGGGCTATGACCACCGTGGCGTGGCGCTCTCGGCAGGCATTCAGCGCATGGTGCGCTCTGATGTCGGCTCATCCGGCGTGATGTTCTCCATTGATACCGAATCCGGCTTCGACCAGGTGGTATTTATCACCTCTGCGTGGGGTCTGGGTGAAATGGTGGTGCAGGGTGCGGTTAACCCCGACGAATTCTACGTGCACAAACCAACGCTTGCGGCAAACCGTCCGTCTATCGTGCGCCGGACCATGGGGTCGAAAAAGATCCGCATGATTTACGCCCCGACTCAGGAGCACGGCAAGCAGGTTAAAATTGAAGACGTGCCGCAGGAACAGCGCGACCGCTTCTCTCTGACCGATGCCGAAGTGCAGGAACTGGCGAAGCAGGCAGTGCAGATTGAGAAACACTATGGCCGTCCGATGGATATCGAGTGGGCCAAAGACGGCAACACCGGCAAGCTATTTATCGTGCAGGCGCGACCGGAAACCGTCCGCTCTCGTGGTCAGGTGATGGAGCGCTATACGCTTCATGCGCAGGGCAAAGTGATTGCTGAAGGTCGTGCCATCGGTCACCGTATTGGTGCAGGCCCGGTGAAAGTTATCCAGGATATCAGCGAGATGAACCGCATTCAGCCGGGTGATGTCCTCGTCACCGACATGACCGACCCGGACTGGGAACCGATCATGAAGAAGGCTGCGGCGATTGTTACCAACCGTGGTGGCCGTACCTGCCATGCGGCGATCATCGCCCGTGAACTGGGTATCCCGGCGGTTGTTGGCTGTGGTGATGCGACCGAACGCATGAAGGATGGCGAGAACGTGACCGTCTCCTGTTCGGAAGGCGATACCGGTTATGTCTATGCCGAGCTGCTGGACTTCAGCGTGAAAAGCTCCAGCGTGGATACCATGCCGGATCTGCCGCTGAAGATCATGATGAACGTGGGTAACCCGGACAGGGCGTTTGACTTCGCCTGCCTGCCAAACGAAGGTGTTGGCCTGGCGCGTCTGGAATTCATCATCAACCGTATGATTGGCGTGCACCCGCGTGCACTGCTGGAGTTCGACGATCAGGACGCGAAACTGCAAAACGAAATTCGCGAAATGATGAAAGGCTACGACTCGCCGAAAGAGTTCTACGTTGGCCGCCTGACCGAAGGGATCGCGACGCTGGGGGCTGCGTTCTATCCGAAACGCGTCATCGTGCGTTTGTCTGACTTCAAATCTAACGAATACGCCAACCTGGTGGGCGGCGAGCGTTATGAGCCAGAAGAAGAGAACCCGATGCTGGGCTTCCGTGGTGCCGGACGTTATGTGTCTGACAGCTTCCGTGACTGCTTCGCGCTGGAGTGCGATGCGGTGAAACGCGTGCGCAACGATATGGGGCTGACCAACGTTGAGATCATGATTCCGTTCGTGCGTACCGTGGCGCAGGCCAAAGCGGTGGTGGAAGAGCTGGCGCGTCAGGGTCTGAAGCGTGGTGAAAACGGACTGAAGCTCATCATGATGTGCGAAATTCCGTCCAACGCCCTGCTGGCTGAGCAGTTCCTGGAGTACTTCGACGGTTTCTCTATCGGTTCAAACGATATGACGCAGCTGACTCTGGGTCTTGACCGCGATTCTGGCGTGGTTTCCGAGCTGTTCGATGAGCGTAATGACGCGGTAAAAGCGCTGCTGTCAATGTCCATCAAGGCGGCGAAGAAACAGGGCAAATACGTCGGGATTTGTGGTCAGGGTCCATCCGACCATGAAGACTTTGCTGCCTGGCTGATGGAAGAGGGGATCGACAGTCTTTCCCTGAACCCGGACACTGTGGTGCAAACCTGGCTGAGCCTGGCCGAACTGAAAAAGTAA
- a CDS encoding TonB-dependent hemoglobin/transferrin/lactoferrin family receptor, with amino-acid sequence MPHLHSASLRPSLLALAIVSTLPGAAFAAADDITVTATGNARSAFEAPMMVSVIDATAPENQTASSAADLLRKVPGLTLDGTGRTNGQDVNLRGYDRRGVLVLVDGVRQGTDTGHLNSTFLDPALIKRIEVVRGPSALLYGSGALGGVISYDTADAKDLLEQGKNSGYRVFGTGATGDHSIGMGASAYGRTDTLDGLVAWSSRDRGDIRQSDGTTAPNDESISNMLAKGSWKIDTAQTLSGSLRYYNNAAQEPKNPQTSEASDSSNPMTDRSTIQRDAQLGYNIAPEGNDWLNADAKVYWSEARINAQNVGGSGEFRKQTTKGGKVENRTRLFSDTFASHLLTYGGEYYRQEQNPGGVATGFPDAKIDFSSGWLQDEITLRDLPVTILGGTRYDNYRGSSDGYDDVDADQWSSRAGLTVSPADWLMLFGSYAQAFRAPTMGEMYNDAKHFSIGSFYTNYWVPNPNLRPETNETQEYGFGLRFDNLMLASDALEFKASYFDTKAKDYISTTVDFAAATTMSYNVPNAKIWGWDVMAKYSADLFSLDMAYNRTRGKDTDTGEYISSINPDTVTSKLDIPVAQSGFSVGWIGTFADRSTHISSSYSEQPGYAVNDFYVSYKGQEQLKGVTTTLVLGNAFDKEYWSPQGIPQDGRNGKIFVSYQW; translated from the coding sequence ATGCCACACCTGCATTCCGCGTCTTTGCGTCCATCACTTCTGGCGCTGGCCATTGTCAGCACCCTGCCGGGTGCCGCGTTTGCTGCCGCAGATGATATTACCGTTACCGCGACCGGTAATGCCCGCAGTGCCTTTGAAGCCCCGATGATGGTGAGCGTGATTGACGCTACCGCCCCGGAAAATCAAACCGCCAGCTCCGCCGCAGACCTGCTGCGCAAAGTCCCGGGGCTGACGCTCGACGGCACCGGACGTACTAACGGCCAGGATGTCAACCTGCGCGGTTACGATCGTCGCGGTGTGTTAGTGCTGGTTGATGGTGTACGCCAGGGCACCGACACCGGTCACCTCAACAGCACTTTCCTGGATCCGGCGTTGATTAAGCGCATTGAAGTGGTTCGCGGCCCGTCTGCCCTGCTGTACGGCAGTGGTGCGCTGGGTGGCGTGATTTCCTATGACACCGCCGATGCCAAAGACCTGCTGGAGCAGGGCAAAAACAGCGGTTATCGCGTATTCGGGACAGGGGCGACAGGCGATCACAGTATCGGGATGGGGGCGAGCGCCTATGGCCGCACCGATACCCTGGACGGCTTAGTCGCCTGGTCAAGCCGCGATCGCGGGGATATTCGCCAGAGCGACGGCACGACCGCACCAAACGATGAATCCATCAGCAATATGCTGGCGAAAGGCAGCTGGAAAATCGACACCGCCCAGACACTGAGCGGCTCGCTGCGCTACTACAACAATGCGGCGCAGGAGCCAAAAAATCCGCAAACTTCTGAAGCCAGCGATTCCAGCAACCCAATGACTGACCGTTCCACCATCCAGCGGGATGCCCAGCTCGGCTACAATATTGCCCCGGAAGGCAACGACTGGCTCAATGCCGATGCAAAAGTCTACTGGTCGGAAGCGCGCATTAATGCTCAGAACGTTGGTGGCTCGGGCGAATTTCGCAAGCAGACCACCAAAGGCGGGAAGGTTGAAAACCGCACTCGTCTGTTCTCTGATACTTTCGCATCGCACCTGCTCACCTACGGCGGCGAATACTACCGCCAGGAGCAGAACCCGGGTGGCGTAGCCACCGGTTTCCCGGACGCAAAAATTGACTTCAGCTCCGGCTGGCTACAGGACGAAATCACCCTGCGTGACCTGCCTGTGACGATCCTCGGCGGAACGCGTTATGACAACTATCGCGGCAGCAGTGATGGTTATGACGATGTGGATGCCGACCAGTGGTCATCCCGCGCGGGGTTAACAGTAAGCCCAGCAGACTGGCTGATGCTGTTCGGTTCTTACGCCCAGGCATTCCGTGCCCCGACAATGGGTGAGATGTACAACGATGCGAAGCACTTCTCCATCGGCAGTTTCTACACTAACTACTGGGTGCCAAACCCGAACCTGCGCCCGGAAACCAACGAAACCCAGGAGTACGGATTTGGCCTGCGCTTTGACAACCTGATGCTGGCGAGCGATGCGCTGGAATTCAAAGCCAGCTACTTCGACACCAAAGCCAAAGACTACATCTCAACCACCGTCGATTTTGCTGCCGCGACGACCATGTCCTATAACGTGCCAAACGCCAAAATCTGGGGCTGGGACGTGATGGCGAAATACTCCGCTGACCTGTTCAGCCTGGATATGGCTTATAACCGTACACGCGGTAAAGACACCGACACCGGCGAATACATCTCCAGCATCAACCCGGATACCGTCACCAGCAAGCTGGACATCCCGGTGGCGCAAAGCGGATTCTCTGTGGGCTGGATCGGCACATTTGCCGATCGTTCAACGCATATCAGCAGCAGCTACAGCGAACAACCCGGCTACGCGGTCAACGATTTCTACGTGAGCTATAAGGGCCAGGAGCAGCTGAAAGGGGTAACCACCACGCTGGTGCTGGGTAACGCCTTTGATAAAGAGTACTGGTCGCCGCAGGGTATCCCGCAGGATGGCCGTAACGGTAAGATTTTCGTGAGTTATCAGTGGTAA
- the aroH gene encoding 3-deoxy-7-phosphoheptulonate synthase AroH — translation MNKTDELRTARIDSLITPAELAVRHPVSAGVAEHVTASRRRIEKILNGEDRRLLVIIGPCSIHDLDAAMDYAKRLQVLRDKHQHRLEIVMRTYFEKPRTVVGWKGLISDPDLNGSYRVNHGIELARKLLLQVNELGVPTATEFLDMVTGQFIADLISWGAIGARTTESQIHREMASALSCPVGFKNGTDGNTRIAVDAIRAARASHMFLSPDKNGHMTIYQTSGNPYGHIIMRGGKKPNYHAEDIAAACETLAEFDLPEHLVVDFSHGNCQKQHRRQLDVCDEVCQQIRSGSTAVAGIMAESFLKEGTQKVVAGQPIVYGQSITDPCLSWEDSELLLEKLAAAVDSRF, via the coding sequence ATGAATAAAACCGACGAACTCCGCACTGCGCGTATTGATAGCCTGATTACCCCGGCTGAGCTGGCGGTGCGACACCCTGTTTCCGCAGGCGTTGCGGAACATGTCACGGCCTCCCGCCGTCGTATTGAAAAAATCCTGAATGGTGAAGACCGCCGTCTTCTGGTGATCATCGGCCCTTGCTCCATTCACGACCTGGATGCCGCGATGGATTATGCCAAACGACTTCAGGTTCTACGTGATAAGCACCAGCATCGCCTGGAAATCGTGATGCGTACCTACTTTGAAAAACCACGCACCGTTGTCGGCTGGAAAGGGCTGATTTCAGACCCTGACCTGAACGGCAGTTATCGCGTGAATCACGGTATTGAGCTGGCGCGTAAGCTGCTGTTGCAGGTCAATGAACTGGGTGTCCCTACCGCGACCGAATTCCTCGATATGGTGACCGGGCAATTTATTGCCGACCTTATCAGCTGGGGCGCGATCGGCGCGCGGACCACTGAAAGCCAAATCCACCGCGAAATGGCGTCTGCCCTCTCCTGCCCGGTTGGGTTTAAAAACGGCACCGACGGCAATACCCGCATCGCGGTTGATGCAATCCGCGCGGCCCGCGCCAGCCATATGTTCCTCTCGCCGGATAAAAACGGCCATATGACCATTTACCAGACCAGCGGTAATCCGTACGGCCATATCATTATGCGCGGTGGCAAAAAACCGAATTACCACGCAGAAGATATCGCTGCCGCCTGTGAAACGCTGGCCGAGTTTGATCTGCCAGAACACCTGGTGGTGGACTTCAGCCACGGCAATTGCCAGAAACAGCATCGCCGCCAGCTGGACGTGTGCGATGAGGTTTGTCAGCAGATCCGCAGTGGCTCAACGGCCGTGGCCGGGATCATGGCTGAAAGCTTCCTGAAAGAAGGGACGCAGAAAGTGGTGGCTGGCCAGCCGATCGTTTACGGCCAGTCGATTACCGACCCGTGTCTGAGCTGGGAAGACAGCGAGCTACTGCTGGAGAAACTGGCGGCTGCGGTGGACTCACGTTTTTGA
- a CDS encoding glycoside hydrolase family 3 N-terminal domain-containing protein: MTAIYKDAGRPVQERVADLLARMTPEEKFAQMHAYWLILDEHGNHRERTDLSDEFAGVSEQAALGERLKLGVGQITRPLGTHIVDARTGVRAANRLQRMMMEETRLGIPALFHEECLVGLLCKDATLFPSSLNYGSSWDPALVRRAAEHIGAEARSVGCQQGLAPVLDVSRDVRWGRTEETFGEDPWLVGVMASAYVEGLQGEKRDLLATLKHYVGHSFSEGARNHAPVHLGFSELNDTFLLPFEMAVKLAHAGSVMPAYHDIDNQPGHSDSFLLTTVLREQWGFDGIIVADYGGVSLLHQHHGISHDAAESAALAFNAGLDVELPKDDCARHLAQAVECGLITMAKVDEIVGRVLTEKFRLGLFEKPYADENAIDLQNDATRQVAREVATRSLTLLENNGILPLSGKPRVAVVGPTADDPLALLSGYSFPVHLIISDMVEETSQVTTPRAALEHYLGASQVRYAKGCHIIEKRMAGAPVFPGDSGGKPMQQSPVSHSTALIPEAVRAAQESDVVVACVGDLAGLFQSGTVGEGSDTDSLNLPGVQQQLLEALVATGKPVVVVMTGGRPYNLQGLEDKVAAFMLAWAPGQEGGWAIADVLTGRAEPQGRLVVSVPKSAGAMPYYYNHKLKSGGTPFAFHFGSRYPFGFGLGWSEFGLSNPMLASNKIDITGEVTLSIDVTNSSERSGSEVVQIYVRDKVASQVRPLQELKAFQRVTLSPGETTRLIFTLPVDMFNFTRRDGKRIVEPGEFELQIGTSSADIREVVTVNVTGETRVLPADWRMLSHCEAKNV, from the coding sequence ATGACTGCAATCTATAAGGATGCGGGGCGTCCCGTGCAGGAACGCGTGGCGGATTTACTGGCCCGTATGACGCCAGAAGAAAAATTTGCCCAGATGCACGCGTACTGGCTGATCCTCGACGAACACGGCAACCATCGCGAGCGGACGGATTTGAGTGATGAGTTTGCGGGCGTCAGCGAGCAGGCAGCGCTGGGCGAGAGGCTGAAGCTGGGTGTCGGGCAGATAACCCGGCCATTGGGTACGCATATTGTTGACGCCAGAACGGGCGTGCGGGCGGCAAACCGCTTGCAGCGAATGATGATGGAAGAGACGCGGCTTGGCATTCCGGCGCTGTTCCACGAGGAGTGCCTGGTCGGCTTGCTCTGTAAGGACGCCACTTTGTTCCCCTCATCGCTGAACTATGGTTCAAGCTGGGACCCGGCGCTCGTCAGGCGTGCCGCAGAGCACATTGGTGCCGAGGCCCGCTCAGTCGGCTGTCAGCAGGGGCTGGCACCGGTACTGGATGTCTCGCGCGATGTCCGCTGGGGGCGTACCGAAGAGACGTTTGGTGAAGACCCGTGGTTAGTAGGCGTGATGGCCAGCGCCTATGTGGAGGGATTACAGGGCGAAAAACGCGACCTGCTGGCCACCCTGAAACACTATGTTGGCCACTCGTTCAGCGAAGGAGCGCGTAACCATGCGCCTGTGCATCTGGGATTCAGCGAGCTGAATGATACCTTCCTGCTGCCATTCGAAATGGCGGTAAAGCTCGCTCACGCAGGGTCGGTGATGCCCGCTTATCACGATATCGACAACCAGCCAGGCCACAGCGACAGCTTCCTGCTGACAACGGTGCTGCGTGAGCAGTGGGGTTTTGACGGCATTATCGTTGCCGATTACGGTGGCGTGAGCCTTCTGCATCAGCACCACGGTATTTCGCATGATGCGGCTGAATCGGCAGCGCTGGCGTTTAATGCCGGGCTGGACGTTGAGCTACCAAAAGATGACTGCGCGCGCCATCTGGCACAGGCGGTTGAATGTGGGCTTATCACCATGGCGAAAGTGGATGAAATCGTAGGCCGCGTACTGACCGAGAAATTCCGTCTTGGGCTGTTTGAAAAACCTTATGCCGATGAAAATGCCATTGATCTGCAAAATGACGCCACCCGGCAGGTTGCGCGCGAGGTAGCGACCCGTTCGCTAACCTTGCTTGAGAATAACGGCATTCTGCCGCTCAGCGGAAAACCGCGTGTGGCGGTGGTGGGGCCAACGGCGGACGATCCGCTGGCATTGCTGAGCGGTTATAGCTTCCCGGTGCACTTAATCATCAGCGATATGGTGGAAGAAACCTCGCAGGTGACGACACCGCGCGCGGCGCTTGAGCACTACCTGGGGGCATCGCAGGTCCGTTATGCCAAAGGCTGTCACATCATCGAAAAACGCATGGCGGGCGCGCCAGTCTTCCCGGGCGACAGCGGCGGGAAACCGATGCAGCAATCCCCGGTTTCACACAGTACCGCCCTTATTCCCGAGGCCGTGCGCGCGGCACAAGAGAGTGATGTGGTGGTGGCCTGTGTCGGGGATCTTGCCGGATTGTTCCAGAGCGGTACCGTCGGGGAAGGTTCCGACACGGACTCCCTGAACCTGCCTGGGGTGCAACAGCAATTGCTGGAAGCGCTTGTCGCAACAGGTAAACCGGTAGTGGTGGTGATGACCGGGGGCCGGCCGTACAACCTGCAAGGCCTGGAGGACAAGGTCGCGGCATTTATGCTGGCCTGGGCACCCGGACAGGAAGGCGGCTGGGCGATTGCCGATGTGCTGACCGGCCGTGCAGAGCCGCAGGGCAGGCTGGTGGTCAGCGTGCCGAAAAGCGCGGGGGCAATGCCGTATTACTACAACCACAAACTCAAAAGCGGCGGCACGCCATTTGCGTTTCACTTTGGCTCGCGTTATCCCTTCGGATTTGGTCTGGGCTGGAGCGAATTTGGCTTAAGCAACCCGATGCTGGCATCAAATAAGATTGATATTACAGGGGAAGTGACCCTGAGTATTGATGTGACCAACAGCAGCGAACGCAGCGGCAGCGAAGTGGTGCAGATTTACGTACGCGATAAAGTGGCAAGCCAGGTGCGCCCGTTGCAGGAGCTGAAAGCCTTCCAGCGGGTGACGCTCTCACCCGGAGAGACAACCCGGCTGATCTTCACGTTGCCGGTCGATATGTTCAACTTCACCCGCCGCGATGGTAAGCGAATTGTCGAGCCGGGCGAGTTTGAGCTACAGATCGGCACGTCATCGGCAGATATTCGCGAGGTGGTCACGGTGAATGTCACGGGTGAGACGCGGGTGTTGCCTGCCGACTGGCGGATGCTAAGTCATTGTGAGGCGAAGAACGTCTGA
- a CDS encoding MFS transporter — MNISPVLRTKDKIGYGLGDMASALVWQTATLFLAYFYTDVFGLPAAIMGTMFLVVRVVDAFVDPCIGALVDRTQTRHGRFRPWLLWFAIPFGVSCLITFYVPDVGATAKIIYACVTYTILSLIYSAINVPYCAMPGALTLDPRERHSLQSWRFGLSFIGGLIVTVIALPLVAKLGDGNVQKGYFYAMSLMGLLGIILFFCCFMMTRERYSPRSDTSGSMLTDLKRLAGNSQWRIVFVFNILLLTAVVTRGSATLYYVNYVLLRPELVFAFIVSGMVASLSGALLSERLLGKFDRVRAYQWTIITFVVFGALIFFLPPSQVWLIFGLNIIFSFIQNLTTPLQWTMFSDVVDYEEHRSGRRLDGLVFSTALFAIKFGLALGGAVVGWVLGMVDYVPGQAIQAPHVLSTINALFTLIPCALFIGMVALLTVYKLNSRLVDTIARELASKRQARPDAEALNPALHHVIKE, encoded by the coding sequence ATGAACATCTCTCCTGTCTTACGTACGAAAGATAAAATAGGTTATGGTTTAGGTGATATGGCCAGCGCACTGGTCTGGCAAACCGCAACATTATTTCTTGCCTATTTTTATACGGATGTATTTGGTTTGCCGGCAGCAATAATGGGAACCATGTTTTTAGTGGTGCGCGTGGTTGATGCCTTTGTCGATCCCTGTATTGGCGCGCTGGTGGATCGCACGCAAACCCGTCATGGCCGCTTTCGCCCGTGGCTGTTGTGGTTTGCCATTCCTTTTGGCGTGAGTTGCCTGATTACGTTCTATGTTCCCGATGTAGGGGCCACGGCGAAAATCATTTATGCCTGCGTGACTTACACCATCCTGAGTCTTATCTATTCGGCCATTAATGTGCCCTATTGCGCGATGCCCGGAGCGCTAACCCTTGACCCGCGTGAACGCCATTCGCTGCAATCCTGGCGGTTTGGTTTGTCCTTTATCGGCGGTCTGATTGTCACGGTTATTGCCCTGCCGCTGGTGGCAAAACTGGGTGATGGCAATGTGCAGAAAGGCTATTTCTACGCCATGAGTTTAATGGGGTTATTAGGCATCATTTTATTTTTCTGCTGTTTTATGATGACCCGCGAGCGTTATTCTCCCCGCAGCGATACTTCCGGTTCGATGCTTACCGATTTAAAACGCCTGGCGGGAAATAGCCAGTGGCGGATAGTGTTTGTGTTTAATATTTTATTGCTGACCGCAGTGGTTACGCGCGGCTCGGCAACCCTGTATTACGTTAACTATGTATTGTTGCGCCCGGAACTGGTTTTCGCCTTTATTGTTTCCGGTATGGTGGCCTCTCTCAGTGGGGCATTATTGTCTGAACGGTTATTGGGTAAATTCGACCGGGTTCGGGCTTATCAGTGGACGATTATCACCTTCGTTGTATTCGGCGCACTTATTTTCTTCCTGCCGCCGTCACAGGTCTGGCTGATATTCGGCCTGAACATTATCTTCAGCTTTATTCAAAACCTGACCACGCCGCTGCAATGGACCATGTTCTCTGATGTGGTGGACTACGAAGAGCATCGTAGTGGCCGTCGACTGGATGGGCTGGTGTTTTCCACCGCGCTGTTTGCCATCAAATTTGGCCTGGCACTGGGTGGCGCTGTGGTGGGCTGGGTGCTGGGCATGGTGGACTATGTGCCGGGCCAGGCCATACAGGCTCCGCATGTGCTGAGCACCATCAACGCACTCTTTACCCTGATCCCCTGCGCGTTGTTCATTGGTATGGTCGCGCTGCTCACCGTTTACAAACTCAATAGCCGACTGGTTGACACTATTGCCCGCGAACTTGCCAGCAAGCGCCAGGCGCGCCCGGACGCGGAAGCACTCAACCCGGCACTTCATCATGTAATCAAGGAGTAA